DNA from Nymphaea colorata isolate Beijing-Zhang1983 chromosome 4, ASM883128v2, whole genome shotgun sequence:
TGCATGCTGTCACTGCAGCACGCGAAAAACCTCACCCAGAAATTCGCGAGAACGAGACCAAGCCTGCGCCTAGAAAGCGCGCAGACAGCACGTGTCCGATTCCTGACGGGTTACCGAAGACACAGGAGGAGCTTGAGGAAGAGGAGGCTGCCAGAATGCCCGACTCTCCCTTCACCAGGCTTCTGCGCAGCAAGGGCCGGCACCCAGCTTGGTATTCTCAGGCTCCTGACCATGAAACCGACTAGAATTTGTTACAGACGATATCAAAATGTTACCTGGTTTGAGACGTATATACATGATATATATAGAATATCCATGTGGCTTGTCTTGCATGTTTGATTTGTGAGCTGGTATTCAGGTGATTGGCCCACATGGTCATTGTACAGGCGCCTTCTGTAATTATCCATACAGCTGGTTAGGTGTCCCATCTAGTTGGCTGGTAGTGCAGGGATTTTTGCCTTTCTTAGTCTACACTAATTTTCATccttatcctctctctctctctcttgattttGAACTAAATTAGTCTTAGTACAAGTTCGGTTGTGTCACTTAACCGGCCGTTCCAACTGGTTGGGTTTTCTGTGCACCGACTCGTCAATCTTTTGGTGAAAGGGACTGTGGTGTTATCAAAACTTAGTAAAGCGAATCCACAATATGTTATGTAAGTTTCAATGACGTGTGGTAATCCGGAAGCAGTAGAATTGAGTCTGGTTAGTCGAAGCCTGCCggtttttttatgattaaagGCTTTGTGTGGGAGCTTTGCGTTCATGGGGAAATGTGAATTTCCTTTTGGCTATGGAATTGAGATCGTTTTACTTTTTGTTTAGCTCTCCCAACCCAGTGTATTACCGCACTTAACAAccaaattttacctttttaagTGTCATCTAATCTACGAATAAGTTCGCTGATTTGCTTTCGTATCTGCGGTAAGGCATTGTGTTGTGATGCAATCGGCCAATTCAGGTAGAGACCCAATTTGAGAAACTATTACTGCCCTTTTTAAGACGATGTCCGGTCGACCTTCACTTTTAAGAGTATGTTTCGTTCTCTGTtcttgtaacaagcgaaacaagACATTCCATTCTGTTTTTGTCAGAACAAGCAGAACATATTGGATGTTCTCCTCTCAAGCAACAAGATTTACTTGAACAGTATCAACATTTCTCAGCTTAGGCTAGCTAATGCTTGATAGGGAGGCtgacatccaaatccacatTAAGTGCAATCCACGACTTAAACAAGCCGTGAGGATTTCATCGTAGCTGCAGGTCTGAGGTTTGATCTGCAGTTTTAAGATCTCCACAGATCTATGGTAGCCTCATGATGGCCTAACTGTTTTACCTATTTTTTCTAGCTTTTCATCACTTACTAGTGGCAGAGCTTAAAGTCTATAGTTAAGGTCGAAtactaatttaaatttaaactttaaGCGGTTTAAtgtataaataagtaaattgtcGCAAGACATCAGGGGCGGAAGTGTCTGGCTAAGCCATGGCCCCATCCCAgccaattgaaataaaaaattacattaaaaaagtgaaaatttttagttgcgccATGTATTGTGTGGATTCATATTTAGTTTGACCCACCCAGATGTAGAGGTTGAACTGTTTGCCCAtccctgaaaaaaatcatgacTCCGTTCCTGATTGCTCATACACACTTATACATGAATAGACTATTTGTTAACGGTATTTCATCTACGACCATAGAATACCTTAACCACTAAAAAAACACATGGCattatactaaaaaaaacaCATGGCATTATACGACCGGGGAATGACTTAACACGCAATTGTTTACCATGAAACTTTGGAAAATACTGATATCGAAATGCGCTGATCGTAAGTTGTGTGCATTTTGTTATCAATAATCaagcaattcaaacaaaaaaatgagaaaaagttaGTCGGATCAAGCTTCTGTCCCTGGGATccgatccatttcaattccttttgtTCTAAGCAATTAATTCAAAAGTCAAGGCCCAAAGAACCCTACTTTTCGAAACTTTGCCGTGACTCGCACAGCACGGGACGCAGGGCCGCAGGGGGCCGGGCATTTAGTAATTTAAGAGAACGTCAGGGGCATCTGAAGTCAACTAGCTGAAGGCGGTAGCACGGTAGGTCGCGAAATTGAAGATAACAGTTAAATTTCACCAACAGACCAATATTTTACTCTTTATTCCGGATCCTCTGATTCCTTTCAACAATTATGGAGACCCGCTTAAACtttgtttaaattttgacataCACTTTTTGTTTCCTATACAAGTAGACTGCAGTTGGGTAATGAGACTTAGTTGCACTTGGGGTGCACAAAATCCTAGCCGCCCTCATTGTCAGggtgtatttgtgtgtgtatgtatgtgtgttaTATATGTGTTTAAGTCGCATCTATGATTAATTTAAGCagttgtatacatatatgtatgttttcTATGTTAAACTGGTCAAGGAAAAACTAATTTGCTCACAGTTGATTTTGATAGACTTCGAGCACTGATCATATGAGTTAACAGACAAGTATTATGCACACTGTGTGTAAGCTTGCGCAAAGCTAGTCTGGTTTGTTCAACTTATGTGCCAGCCCTATTTATGGTTAGAGGATTGAGAttgaaacagaaaaacaaatgcAACATGAATTAGTGACATGTTTAAAGATGCTTTAAGTGGAGGTAGTTTTCTAACAGCAGGACTATAGTCCCTCATGTGTATGATAAAACAATCTCTGTTCATATCACCTTATATACTTTAAGAGTTAGGACATGGTCTACTTGGGGGTATTTCGCAACAATAACATTTTCATGTATCTGTCCTAAAGGTTAAAAATTTAGCATACAAACTGCATTTTTTTGTTAGCAACTTAGCATAACCTGTAAATGTCAAAGAACATACAGATATCTAGCAAAGCAGTTCATAGGCCCTCGCCAGCCTCTCAATCTTCGACCCATATTACAAACAAACACATATTCAacaatttcacaaaaaaatgagcactttttcaaattttctagaaTCCAAGGTTTATGTCAGTTAAATTGGATGAAGTTAGTTCCTTGtagcaacaattttttttttctttcgcaCTTCGCCGTTCCCTGAAATATCAGTCgcgggggagagagagggagagagagagagaatggcgGATAGCTCTTCCCCAAAGTTGGAGGAGCCGACAAAGGGATGGGGAGGGTGGGGATTCTCTTCTGCCTTCGCTGTCCTCTCCGACATCCAGAAGGCTGCCTCCAATGCCGCTGAGGAGATCTCCAAGAACGTATGTCCTCTCTTCGTTTTCTGTCGATGGATTCCATTTTTTGATTTCTTGGATCTCGTTCTTGCAATCGATCTCTGTTCTCTCTTCATTCGTGGCCCTTGTTTCAGATCTCGGGACTAGGTgtcttttttcctcttgttaCTGATCGATATTAGTTCGTGTTCAACGCCATTGTCTGGTTCTTTAATGTATTTGGTTTATCAGTGTCTCTGGGATGGTGAAACCGTTAAGACTTGAAAGTTCCTTTGGCGTGACTTCAATGTGATGGAGTGTTGTTGAACGAGAAAAGGGGAACTCATTTATATGTGTGCAGGATTGGAGGGAGGTTTAGTTGAGTTTGGTGTGGTTTGGTTTTCGGTATCCATTAAGTTAGGAACTTGGCTCAAGGTTTACCATTATAATAATtgtctttctttatctttttggtGGCAATAGGCTGTTGAAGTTGCGAAGACTGCAGCGAAGGGAATCTCGGAATTGCAGAGTGTTGCTGAGACCGAGCCTGGATTATTGGCTGAGGGAAAATCGGAGGAAAGTGAAATCAAAGAGGCCGCAGAAAGTGAAACGGAAAAATTGAGGAAGTTGGCTCTAGACAAGCTTGAGAAGGCTAGTgaagattcagttttaagtcAGGCAAGTATTGAGTGGAATCCCGTCCACATGAATTTTCTGCTCCTGTTCTTTCTAATTGGTTCTCGTCGTAAATTGAGATATCGAAATTAATTAATAGGTAGAAATTGTTGTAGCATTTTGTAATTAACTGATGCATTTCATCGTAATAAATCCAGAAACTGACTTTCTTGTCTAGTCTTATTATTAGTCGGGTTAGCAACTGACAGTTCTTATTAAGATGAAAAAGTAGTGCAAAAATTTATCCTTTTCAACATCGTACCATGATTGTGGTATTAACTTCGCGTTTGCAATTTTCCTAGCACATATGCGTCTCTAGTGTTTCATTGTTATCTATCCTTGCGTGTAGAAGCTTGATACAACTTACATGCCAGGTGTCTTGCTGTCCTGCCCTTGAGACAAAAGCAGCATATGCATATTTATAACTTGATCTTCAGATTCTTTGCTGAGTTTGTGCATTATCATCATTTCCAAACTCACCAATCTATGGGGTTCTTGGCCTTTCCGGCCACCCATCTGTCTGCTCGTCCTAACTACTTACTCCTTAACCAATCTGTCCTTGCTTAACAAGGCAATACCCTGGGTCATTGCGCTCATTCTGTCATGCAGGAGTCAAGTTGATTTATGACTGTTGCTGGTTTCTGTTGTTAATTGTACTCTTGAGCTGGAGCATTAGCAGACTTCAACCTTTGATTAATATACTTTATGGAAACCTTTCTCATTTGCAGGGGCTCAAAGTTCTTGATAGTTCAGTTGAAAACATTACATCTGGAGCATGGCAAGCACTAAGCAGTGCTTGGAAAGGTGGCTCAACTTTGGTGCACAAGTAAGTACCATGCAACGTTCATTAGTTTGATGGTAGATATAATGGTCTTTAGTTTAGCTACATTGGGCATAGGATTCATTTCTCACGTAATGATTATCCCTGATTATTTTATTATTCATATTGCACTATTTTTCTTTCCTGTCAAACAAAGTAGAAAACACAGGGACGTGTGAGATTAACAACAATTGCAACTTGaacattttgaggaaaactTTCATTACAGTGTAGGTCCCCAGAAACCATATACATGGGTGTGGAACTGAATTTTGTTCTCATTGAGTGTTAGATTCATAGCACCTAATAATAGGCACTGGTTGATTAGACTTCATACTGTTTATGCTTAAGAAGTTCACAGAAACTTGTTTAAAGtgtgaaaaggaagaaaaaaaacattgaagaaTTGTAAAACTATAAAAGGTTCAAAGAGCATAAGAAATGGCTAACCGAATAATTACTTTTAAAGACCTCAACAGATAAAAATGTGCTGTATTCagaattttgttaattttgatAAGTTAGTACTTTTGTTCATTGGTTCTCaataatatgtacattttcaagaaatttaGAATGTGATACGTTAGCATTTTGggtttttttcccaaaaaacaattttttctgcATATATTGGATATTCCATGAATGTAAAATGTAAGTAAAATTAGAAACAGCTCAGAACAGTATTTTTAATTGAAGACATAAAAGGCCATTATTAGAGTTATTAAACAGGAGataacagaaaaacagaacatATACTTGAAGTATATATAGGACtttcttccaaaatattatgaTATTCTTGGAACAATGTCATGATTTTTGTCTTAAGGTTGACCCTTTTATATGGTTTGAAAATGCTTGATCaaattgaatgatgaaatattatgatattcttccaaaataacagaaaagCTTTTAAGATCTCGTAAGGTTGACCCTTTGATATGGTTTGAAAATGCTTGATCAAATTGAATGATGAAATCATGATGTTGTCGTGTGTATGAACTAGCAAAGCTTCttaaaaatatcaacatgtgatgagttttttagattgtttgtttctttgtcGTGTATGAAATGGTGATGTGATTCCTTTCTATATGTAAAATTGATACAACGATCTTACTAAGGTTGTTCCAGTTGATCAAATAAATTGATAAAAGCTGATGAAGAAAATTCATCTGTGTTAAAGAAGGAAATTTTAAGGAGTTTCCTttgcatattaaaaaatgaatgggaGTAAAGATAAAAGCCGAAGGATGCTATCCACCTAAATTGTTAAAAATGTAAGTCAAAGTTGACAAAACCTAAAAGGACCAATTGGGACCAGTTGGGACGACTTGTTCCAAGCCAATTGaccataaataaataaacacataCTATGCAGAAACGAGTTGAAACATGTATATCACTATATCTATACAAAGAATGCAAGTATGTAGTTATAGGTCAGAAAGTAGTCTGTTGACCAATGATGAGGTTGACTAATTAAGTAATTTGGCCAACTAGTTGCtggtttgaattttgaacacAGGTTGGTTGATAACTTACTCAATTGACTAGTTGAACTGGTTGGCTGACTAGTGGGGGTTTTTACAACTAAGCTAACTGCTGAAGGAAAACGATCCTAGAGCAAGGAAATATAGAGAACAGGTTAAGGACAtctagattttgaaaaatttgtttatttcatttttcaaacaagttGATATTTGTGCTTTATTTTAGGGGAACAAAATCTTATTCTTCTTTAAGGTACCTTTCAAGATTATAACTCTAATTCTGCCAAAAGACGGGAATATATCTGGCATTAGCTGGACATGAACATGGTTtctttatgtgtttttttctcctttttcttttggatacATATATGATTGAGAAGCAGTATCCACATTTGATATTTGATGGCCTGGTGGTGatgaattatttctttttttacatcactccattatatagcattttccaattttttgggAGTgggttgtaattttttttctttggttaaaTTTATCATGCTTTTCTTAATGATTAGGTTAATTTGATTTCCAGGCTTGAGAGTTCTGCTACAAACCTTGCTGATTCCATCCAACATGGTGGTCTACCTGTAAATGCGTCTTCCCTTGCACCTTCTATAATAGAGGtactatatttttttctgttattgtGGCTGTTCTATAAAGCCAAGCTTACCAGTTACACTCTTGTTTGTGTTTTAGACTGGGAAAGCTTTTACAGCAAAGGGAATGCAAGTGTTAGAGTTTGTTGGCAAGGAGACTATAGACTTGTTGATTGATGAAACTGGGATTGAAGTTGATAAGGACCCGAGTGAAGCCGAGCAACATGATGAAGAGGAGCAGTTTTCTGATGACATTTCATTTGATCGATGTTTTTACATTTATGGTGGTCCGGAGCAGCTCGAGGTTAGAAACTTAGAACCTTTATTGACTGAACCCTCATACCTGATGGTTCCAGAAGCAGTCAGATGACAAATTTGTTTGTGCATGCTAGGAACTTGAAGCTTTATCCAATCATCACATGCTTCTGTTTAACCGTAAGAAGACAAAATTGCCACCTGCGCAGAAGGCCTTGTATGATGGGGAGCTCAAGCAGGTTAAACTGATTTTAACTTTAAATACTGAAAACGATGGTAGCAGCTTGGATCTAGACAAGGGAAAGACGGTTGAGACGATTGAGGTGGCTGATGGTAGTGAGATGAAAGCATTATGTGAATCAAGTGTCAGCAAAGCTGCTGAAATGGCTGCTGGGTAAGCCCTTCCACCATCTTTACTTGGAAAAGTTTTTGGTTCTTCTGTAAGCACCAAAATCTGTTAACGATTCTTCCAACATGAAGCAACAATAGTATGGATTTTGAAACTTCAAAGTCAAAATATTCTGGATAAGTGCACGTGAAACCTTATGTACAACTTTTAAGCCTGTATTTGTACTTGCTGCATTTGATTTTTACacttttcttgaatttttttttttgttcaaattatCATAAAAATATTATCAGTTCTGCGCTGTCTAGTGTTGGCACCAATGCTGTAAAAGGCATTTGTAACATGTATCGGTTAGGCCGATCTATACTCATATCGTAATGTAtcctaaagtttttttttttaattcataaaagatcagaaaaaataggagaaatatggaaaaatattgaaaaatattgaaaaataaataaaatgtgttctatataaaaaaattatcacacAAATAATGAatattcatgattcatcatttaTAAGTAACGACACactaataaaataaagtttaaactttaaagtctTCTACATCACCAATAAAACATACAATTCATAATTGTTCAATGTCAAATAAGAATTGAAATTATGATTAATTAGCATCATGATTGTCATCAATCAATACAATAATTAtcgtcttcttcatcttcatcatcatccttTCAAACTggtgatttctctcttaaattGATGCTTTCTTGGCAATTTCtctttaaaatgacaaaaactccCTTTTCCCACAGCTTTTGGGAACattgaaaatgaaaggagagACAATTTTTCAATAGATACCTCAAAATAAGGAGAATCAAACCTCTTTTAAAAAACAGACCGTATCGGCTGTACCGTACAATACAGGGACCATATTATAAGGTACAGCTAATACAGGCACAATACACAAGCATTTTGTGTATCGTACCCATATCGTATAAACTTTTTCAACCTATACGATATGTATTGTATGATATGGCTCCATATAGTGCAATACATATAACATTGGTTTGACACTATTTTCCCTTTGTCAGTGAGTCCAAAGTTTTTATATGGTTCATAGAAAAAGCAAATCATAGCTTATGGAAATTTCCACCCAACATTAAGTATGTTGCTTGGATAATTTATTTGTCTAGAAGAACTATAAAACcaccattttaaattttacctCATTCTATTGTTTTGTTTGGCTTTTCTTGATGGTGAGAATTTATCTTATTTTCTCTGTTTCTGGAGCTAGTTCTCTATGCTGATGTTAATTCTTTCTTAATCCATACCACCTTGTGTTAGAGTGTGGAGCCTGATCCCAACTTAAGAGTCTTCCCCTGTGGCGTTATTGTAATTCGTTCCCTTTTGCAGTGTTGCCCTAAGCTTTATTAGAGGGCTATGTCTCTTCTAACTGTTCTGTGGAATAGTGGGGACTGAACTGAGTCTGGCCGTGGATGTAGAAAGACCTTAGTCTTTCTGAACCACAAAAACCTGATGTTCTTGTGTGTttgcttccatctcttcttcttaATCTCGAGGGTGCAAGAGGGATTTGTTCTTAACACCTTATGCCACACAAAACGTGCTGCAAATTTTACAACTATTTTTAAAGTGTGCTTCTGGTTCACTGCATTCTACCTTTACCAGGCATAGTCCACCTCATAGGGTTTAATCCTACTAGCTGTATGCTAGTACAtgcaaatcaaattttattCTTGAAGAACAAACTCGTTCTGTCATGGTAGACTTGCTGGTGGAGAGAAAGCGATGGAATGTGGTGGCTAAATTTGTGTTCTTTGTTATGCCATATATTCCTTTTCTCTACATTATTTTGtgttagtatttttttttctgcgaTATTTGTGATTTTACGTATATgccttccttttcttgtttcctttagACTGACAATCCTATGTCACATGATGCTTGGTATCACTTTAAATTACTTTTTGTGATTCTGTtatatatgtcatttttatcACTTTGGAATACTTGTATATACATCAAATGCAAATCTGGATCttattttttatctatttttttatttactaaaaaaattGTGTGTTTTTAGATGTGCAATTGTTTTGTTTCTTACGGTTGCTAAAAGATGTCATATGCTGATCGTCATTTGTGCAGGTTTGCAGCAGCTCTTGAGGGAATTGCTGCAAACGAAATAATTCAGCGCACTACAGGCAGACTTGAAGCAATTCATTCAGAGGGCGTACATGTAAATTGCTTATGTTGTAATTTGGTTATCTTGTGTTCTTTTTGCATGTGCTATATGCTGAAAGGAATTTTCTGGGTCATTATGCAGCGTCTCTCAGAACTATGCTGCTTTGGAGTTTCACAACTTTTGATGCTTGGAAAATCTATGATGTCAAGTGTTAACAAGTCACAGGATGATGAAATTGAGGAGGATGGTGGTGACAAAATTGAGTGGCCTAATGATTCCATCTCGAAAGCAAAGCTCATTAGGTTGAAAGCACAGGCAATCACTGGAGATGTGGCAGCAGTCTCTAACAGTTTTGTAACAGGTAAGTTGTTGCCATGTAATTGTCTTGACTATACATTTTAAACAGTTGTTTGATATGTGAAGTTCTTTATATGAATGGTTCAAACCCTGCTCCAAGTTTAAAATCATTGATGAATCTTTTATTCATTGCCTGTTCTGATTGGTGCAACAAGTTTCAATAACATAGACAATTTCACCCTATCAACAAATTCATGATGTCACAACCTTAATATCCTGGCAACAGGTGTGGACAATTAAGGAACATGTCAAACTGTGATTTTGCCTTTCAATAGTGAAATTTTTAATTAGAATATTTATGGTGAATGCTTGTTCGTGTGTGGTATTAGAACACTTTTCAAGTGAAAGATAATCATCCTTTAGGTAGGAAAGAATATGATTAGGCGTCCTCAGGTGGGGAAAGAATTGGCTTCATTATTGATTAGTAATACGTCCCTAGTTGATACGGGAGAATCCCACATGGTGAACTATCCTACTAGCTTTTGTGAGGAAATTTACTTCTGGTGAAGCAAATGCTGAGTATTATTGTCTGGGTTGTGCCATTTTAACAATGTCTGGAGTTTATACATAAAGGGCTCTGATGGTATCATTTTTGTCATGGATTGAGCTCTTCTATTTTTCTTGTCTTTAATAACCAACTGAAATATCCATTTTATGTAAAGCATGCTTAAGAAGACAAAGGATATTGGTCCAATAATAGTCTCTTGGTTAATATGGGCTTTACAAACTTTACTTGTGCATTGTCCATGGCATCTTTAGACCATGTCTACTTGTCTTTAATAAATTTAATAGTCCATTTTCTTCGAAAACATCGTCATTTCTTTGAGTGGCACTGAGAGGAGCTGAAGCAGCATGCTGCCTTTTGTTGTCTTGTAAGTTTGTTGGTAATCTCACTAGTGCTTTACTTGATATTGTTATCTGAATCTATTCAGAGGGAACATGCAAGTTTATTGATTGTTGAATGGtaggctgttttttttttattcattataTAACAAGATGCAATTGTGCAGGCATTTCAGATGTGCTAGAAGCCTATGTAGCTGCAGTAAAGAAGGCATCTACCGACAGTGGGCTTCTGCAAAATAGCTCCATCCATGATAAAGCTCATGCTATCTCTGATTACCTGCATGCCGACAAAGCTACTGCGATTGACAAGATCCAGGATGGATTGCAATATTTGGCATATATTGTCATTTCCACCTCCATGACAACTGCCTAAAAGAAGTTAAACCAATCCACCGCTTTATGTTGTCACGATTCTCCGTGCATTGTGTATATAATTTTTACTTGCATCCATCGATTCAGTTCCATTATATTGTACATTGGAAAGTTGCTTACTATTTGTTGCTAGCTTGCGCAAAAATATCAGATATGGGCTTCTTTTTGGCCTTAACGCCAGCTAGATACGCAAATTTATACGTAGTGAAACCACTCTCTGAGCTTTCTATCTGAAGAATATGTGGTCGATGTTCTTCCAATAGGGAACTCGCCAAATGCCGAACTGGTAATGAGGTCCTACTCTTGTCACTAGGCCTTGAACAAGCAGAACACCAAATATGACTTAACGTACGAGTCCACTACAGGGAGTCAAATCGGTCACTCGGTATTTTGACTGCATGTGCAGTGACTGTACTTCACTTCACCGTGTATTTTAACTCAATGCTTCTAAATCAGTTCACTTACTATTGCAATTCAACCATGTGAACTGTCAGCTGtatcattcatttttcttccaagTGTACTGGCGAGCTGTTGGCATATATAAGATTCATGGTGCCAGTGGTATTCAACACGAGGTAAACCTGATTTCGATACGTGAACATTCTGAACCGATAGGTATAAGCTCTGCCTGCTGCTGGTCAATGTCACAGTTCTGCCTTTTGGAAACCCTTTCTCATACGCAAAGATAGGGTGGAAAACCAACTGTTCTTGCAGAGAAAACCACCTTAGTCAAGACGGGCGGGCCATGCTTGAACATGGGAGTGGGCATCGACTCAGGCCGAAGAACTGGAGGAAATTGACCTACCACAGTGCATGTGCAAAGCTGGCTCAGGCCTACCACAGCCTAAAACTAACAGGTGCGCTTCAGTTGAGCCCGGGTTTCCAAAAGGGAGAATTCAGACCTGGCCTGGCTTGGCCAGCCCACTTGTTCGGTCCTATGTGCACCTGAACTGATACATTCTATTGGAGCCTCTATTTCCCGAAGGTTTCCTTCTGAATTAATCAACAACAGTGATGCTACTGTCTGTTTTGTACACATGTTTCAGAACGATCTACTGCCATTCAGCACCGTTGGAAAGGACCAGCGGGCAATTTCTTTTTGCTATTTCTCAAAGGCAGTTTACGCTGTGCAAATTGTGCAATGCCTGCTCACGACTAGGTGAGAATCTAATCACACAAGAGACTATCTTTTTGAAATTCGACAAAtgctttcttattttgttttacaagGTACCAGATAAAGATCCAACCACTTGATGGACTAGTAGGAGATGAACCTAGAGCGAGCTCCAACAGGAA
Protein-coding regions in this window:
- the LOC116253724 gene encoding uncharacterized protein LOC116253724; the protein is MADSSSPKLEEPTKGWGGWGFSSAFAVLSDIQKAASNAAEEISKNAVEVAKTAAKGISELQSVAETEPGLLAEGKSEESEIKEAAESETEKLRKLALDKLEKASEDSVLSQGLKVLDSSVENITSGAWQALSSAWKGGSTLVHKLESSATNLADSIQHGGLPVNASSLAPSIIETGKAFTAKGMQVLEFVGKETIDLLIDETGIEVDKDPSEAEQHDEEEQFSDDISFDRCFYIYGGPEQLEELEALSNHHMLLFNRKKTKLPPAQKALYDGELKQVKLILTLNTENDGSSLDLDKGKTVETIEVADGSEMKALCESSVSKAAEMAAGFAAALEGIAANEIIQRTTGRLEAIHSEGVHRLSELCCFGVSQLLMLGKSMMSSVNKSQDDEIEEDGGDKIEWPNDSISKAKLIRLKAQAITGDVAAVSNSFVTGISDVLEAYVAAVKKASTDSGLLQNSSIHDKAHAISDYLHADKATAIDKIQDGLQYLAYIVISTSMTTA